The Tenrec ecaudatus isolate mTenEca1 chromosome 6, mTenEca1.hap1, whole genome shotgun sequence genome has a window encoding:
- the PPP6R2 gene encoding serine/threonine-protein phosphatase 6 regulatory subunit 2, with the protein MFWKFDLNAASHIDKLLDKEDVTLQELMDEDDLLQECKAQNRKLLDFLCRPQCMEELVSLITQDPPLDMDEKVRFKYPNTACELLTSDVPQINDRLGGDESLLNLLYGFLDHEPPLNPLLASFFSKTIGNLIARKTEQVIVFLKKKDGFINSVLRHLGTSAMMDLLLRLVSCVEPVSLRHEVLNWLNEEKVIERLVGLIHPGQEEDRQSNASQTLCDLIRLARDQSGQLQEMVEPDPLLVVLESQRCVEQLLRNMFDGDQSESCLVHGTQVLLTLLEPRRPGTEGGLLDPVSQGLERPHSVSNSVLQAIEPRLPDFHCLLLSPPKKSAILTTVGLLEEPLGNARLHGARLVAALLHTGAPSIHQELCRLNTMDLLLDLFFKYTWNNFLHFQVELCVAAILSHAAPDERAAASEPGSKADLAPRSGSPEDPQPAAGRPEGTLVTHLFQKCCLVQRILEAWEANDHTQAAGGLRRGNMGHLTRIANAVVQNLERGPVHAHISAIIRGLPEDCQGRWESFVEETLTETNRRNTADLVSVHHLHSSSEDEDLDGTFPNELSLQQAFSEYQIQQMTASFVDQFGFNDEEFADQDDNINAPFDRVAEISFSTEADDTGDSPPVALFEACCSDHIQPFDDDDEDIWEDGELSRSARVTARARFGAPSVAERGGHSGRSQDMDSPLGDSQSPSLVPAAMQKQVPAQEGNVEGPGWATFVEPEHAAPQAPGAALDAGPSVWAGSSPAAPATEKGWATFTDFQPFCCSESGPRCSSPVDTDGSDIQGGPDQGPEQTAGPDPPSAWSACVPKKVPPVGSSGRSSEREGSEQKTAALGFSPETPLQAAEANPRADPSSQGPRTATLPETMPPTTEPTLTALSKAGHSAPPLVTSTALAVVAPPGPIMVATIKDRKTEPPPGATANGPV; encoded by the exons ATGTTCTGGAAGTTTGACTTGAACGCTGCCTCGCACATTGACAAGCTGCTAGACAAGGAAGATGTGACATTGCAGGAACTGATGGATGAGGACGACCTCCTACAGGAGTGCAAGGCGCAGAACCGGAAGCTGCTGGACTTCCTGTGCCGGCCTCAGTGCATGGAAGAGCTGGTGAGCCTCATCACGCAGGACCCGCCCCTCGACATGGACGAGAAGGTCCGCTTCAA ATATCCCAACACCGCCTGTGAGCTGCTGACCTCTGACGTGCCGCAGATCAACGACAGGCTGGGTGGAGACGAGTCCCTGCTGAACCTCCTGTATGGCTTCCTGGACCATGAGCCTCCCCTCAATCCGTTGCTCGCCAGTTTTTTCAGCAAGACCATTGGCAACCTCATCGCGAGGAAGACGGAGCAG GTGATTGTGTttttgaagaagaaagatggCTTCATCAACTCAGTGCTGCGACACTTGGGCACCTCAGCCATGATGGATCTGCTGCTGCGTCTGGTCAGCTGCGTGGAGCCAGTCAGCCTCCGCCATGAGGTCCTGAAC TGGCTTAATGAAGAGAAGGTCATCGAGAGGCTCGTGGGGCTGATCCACCCAGGTCAGGAGGAAGAC AGGCAGTCCAATGCGTCCCAGACACTCTGTGACCTCATCCGGCTGGCCAGAGACCAGAGTGGTCAGCTGCAGGAAATGGTGGAGCCCGACCCCCTCCTTGTGGTCCTGGAGTC GCAGCGCTGCGTGGAGCAATTGCTCAGGAACATGTTCGATGGAGACCAGAGTGAGAGCTGTCTGGTGCACGGCACTCAGGTCCTGCTGACCCTGCTGGAGCCACGGCGCCCAGG GACGGAGGGCGGCTTGCTGGATCCCGTCTCTCAGGGACTCGAGCGGCCCCACAGCGTGAGCAACAGTGTGCTGCAGGCCATTGAGCCGAGGCTGCCTGATTTCCACTGCCTGCTGCTCAGCCCGCCCAAG AAAAGCGCCATCCTGACCACCGTCGGCCTGCTGGAAGAGCCGCTGGGGAATGCACGGCTGCACGGTGCCCGCCTTGTGGCCGCCCTCTTGCACACAGGCGCACCCAGCATCCACCAGGAGCTCTGTCGCCTCAACACCATGGACCTGCTGCTG GACCTGTTCTTCAAGTACACCTGGAACAACTTCCTGCACTTCCAGGTGGAGCTGTGTGTGGCAGCCATTCTGTCGCACGCAGCGCCCGACGAGAGAGCTGCTGCTAGTGAGCCCGGGAGCAAAGCAGACCTAGCTCCCCGCAGTGGCAGCCCTGAAGACCCCCAGCCTGCTGCCGGCCGCCCCGAGGGCACCCTGGTGACCCAT CTCTTCCAGAAGTGCTGCCTGGTCCAGAGGATCCTGGAGGCTTGGGAAGCCAACGACCACACACA GGCAGCAGGTGGCCTGCGACGTGGGAACATGGGCCACCTCACTCGTATCGCCAATGCAGTGGTGCAGAACCTGGAGCGCGGCCCTGTGCATGCCCATATCAGCGCCATCATCCGAG GCCTCCCTGAGGACTGTCAGGGTCGCTGGGAGAGTTTTGTGGAGGAGACCCTGACCGAAACCAACCGCAGGAACACTGCAGACCTG GTGAGCGTGCACCACCTGCACTCCTCCAGTGAGGATGAAGACCTCGACGGCACCTTCCCCAACGAGTTGTCCCTTCAGCAG GCCTTCTCTGAGTACCAGATCCAGCAGATGACGGCCAGCTTTGTGGACCAGTTTGGCTTTAATGATGAAGAGTTTGCAGACCAGGATGACAACATCAA CGCTCCCTTCGACCGGGTTGCTGAGATCAGCTTCAGCACGGAGGCCGATGACACCGGTGACAGT CCCCCCGTGGCACTGTTTGAAGCCTGCTGCAGTGACCACATCCAGCCCTTCGATGACGATGACGAGGACATCTGGGAGGATGGCGAACTGAGTCGGTCAGCCCGAGTGACAGCCAGAGCCAG GTTCGGAGCTCCCAGCGTCGCAGAGAGGGGTGGTCACAGCGGGAGGAGCCAGGACATGGACTCACCCCTGGGTGACAGCCAGAGCCCCAGCCTGGTGCCAGCCGCCATGCAGAAACAAGTCCCTGCCCAGGAGGGCAATGTAGAAG GACCTGGCTGGGCCACTTTTGTTGAGCCTGAGCATGCAGCACCACAGGCACCAGGGGCTGCTCTGGATGCAGGTCCCAGTGTCTGGGCCGGCAGCTCACCCGCCGCCCCAGCCACCGAGAAGGGCTGGGCTACCTTCACCGACTTCCAGCCCTTCTGCTG ctCTGAGTCGGGCCCCCGATGCAGCTCCCCAGTGGACACAGATGGCAGCGATATCCAGGGTGGCCCAGACCAGGGCCCAGAGCAAACGG CTGGCCCAGACCCCCCAAGCGCCTGGAGTGCATGTGTACCCAAGAAGGTGCCCCCGGTGGGCTCCAGTGGCAGGTCCTCAGAGAGAGAAGGCAGTGAGCAGAAGACAGCTGCCTTGGGCTTCAGCCCGGAGACTCCTCTACAAGCTGCAGAGGCCAACCCAAg GGCTGACCCCTCATCCCAGGGCCCTAGGACTGCCACCCTGCCTGAGACCATGCCCCCCACAACGGAGCCCACCCTCACGGCCCTGAGCAAGGCTGGGCACAGTGCACCCCCACTGGTCACCTCGACGGCACTGGCTGTTGTGGCTCCCCCAGGGCCCATCATGGTGGCCACCATAAAGGACAG GAAGACGGAGCCACCGCCAGGAGCCACCGCCAACGGCCCTGTGTGA